One genomic segment of Alicycliphilus denitrificans K601 includes these proteins:
- the tsf gene encoding translation elongation factor Ts produces MAAITASMVAELRGKTDAPMMECKKALTEAGGDMAKAEELLRVKLGTKAGKAASRVTAEGVVAASISGDVGALIEVNSETDFVSKNDSFIAMANAAAKLVAEHNPADIEALGTLAYEQDGFGPTLEDVRKGLIGKIGENMSFRRFKRFAGTSLAHYLHGSRIGVVVEYEGDATAAKDVAMHVAAMKPVALTSADVPAELIERERSVATAKAAESGKPADIVAKMVEGSVQKYLKEVSLADQVFVKAADGKQTVAQMLKAANTTVKGFTLYVVGEGIEKKTDDFAAEVAAQVAAAKAGA; encoded by the coding sequence ATGGCTGCTATTACCGCAAGCATGGTCGCCGAGCTGCGTGGCAAGACCGACGCCCCCATGATGGAGTGCAAGAAGGCCCTGACCGAGGCCGGCGGCGACATGGCCAAGGCCGAAGAGCTGCTGCGCGTGAAGCTGGGCACCAAGGCCGGCAAGGCGGCCTCGCGCGTGACGGCCGAGGGCGTGGTGGCCGCGAGCATCAGCGGCGACGTGGGCGCGCTCATCGAGGTCAACAGCGAGACCGACTTCGTTTCCAAGAACGACAGCTTCATCGCCATGGCCAATGCGGCCGCCAAGCTGGTGGCCGAGCACAACCCCGCCGACATCGAGGCCCTGGGCACCCTGGCCTACGAGCAGGACGGCTTCGGCCCCACGCTGGAAGACGTGCGCAAGGGCCTGATCGGCAAGATCGGCGAGAACATGTCCTTCCGCCGCTTCAAGCGCTTTGCCGGCACCAGCCTGGCGCACTACCTGCACGGCTCGCGCATCGGCGTGGTCGTCGAGTACGAAGGCGACGCGACGGCTGCCAAGGACGTGGCCATGCACGTGGCCGCCATGAAGCCCGTGGCGCTCACGAGTGCCGACGTGCCCGCCGAGCTGATCGAGCGCGAGCGCTCCGTGGCCACCGCCAAGGCGGCAGAATCGGGCAAGCCCGCCGACATCGTCGCCAAGATGGTCGAAGGCTCGGTGCAGAAGTACCTCAAGGAAGTGTCGCTGGCCGACCAGGTCTTCGTGAAGGCCGCCGACGGCAAGCAGACCGTGGCCCAGATGCTCAAGGCCGCCAACACGACCGTGAAGGGTTTCACCCTCTACGTCGTGGGCGAGGGCATCGAGAAGAAGACCGACGACTTCGCCGCCGAAGTGGCTGCCCAGGTCGCCGCCGCCAAGGCGGGCGCCTGA
- a CDS encoding NAD(P)H-hydrate epimerase, which yields MQRISPAHPHALFDTAATRRIEAAAAAALPPHTLMQRAGRATARLALALAPHARTIWIACGGGNNGGDGLEAAMLLQRGGHPVVVTWLGTPDALPADARRSWQRAREAGVRFANAPPPLGPQDLCVDALLGIGLTAQARPQPPDPRLTAWLAQMHAGPAPTLCVDLPSGLIADTGQFAPGLAPATAGAPAAARHTLALLTLKSGLFTGHGRDAAGSVWFDDLGVAAPAEAPGAWLAGPPPAAPRAHASHKGSYGDVAIVGGEGLAARGMGMTGAALLAACAALHGRRRGA from the coding sequence ATGCAGCGCATTTCGCCCGCCCATCCCCACGCCCTGTTCGACACCGCGGCCACGCGCCGCATCGAGGCCGCGGCCGCCGCGGCCCTGCCGCCGCACACGCTGATGCAGCGCGCGGGCCGCGCCACCGCCCGGCTGGCCCTGGCCCTGGCGCCGCACGCGCGCACCATCTGGATCGCCTGCGGCGGCGGCAACAACGGCGGCGACGGGCTGGAGGCCGCCATGCTGCTGCAGCGCGGTGGCCATCCCGTGGTCGTCACCTGGCTGGGCACGCCCGACGCTCTGCCGGCCGATGCGCGCCGATCCTGGCAGCGCGCGCGCGAGGCGGGCGTGCGCTTTGCCAACGCGCCGCCGCCGCTCGGCCCGCAGGACCTGTGCGTGGACGCGCTGCTGGGCATAGGCCTCACGGCGCAGGCACGCCCCCAGCCGCCCGACCCGCGCCTGACCGCGTGGCTGGCGCAAATGCACGCCGGCCCCGCGCCCACGCTGTGCGTGGACCTGCCCTCGGGCCTGATCGCGGACACGGGCCAGTTCGCGCCCGGGCTCGCACCCGCCACGGCCGGCGCCCCCGCCGCAGCGCGCCACACGCTGGCACTGCTCACGCTCAAGAGCGGCCTGTTCACCGGCCATGGGCGCGACGCGGCGGGCAGCGTCTGGTTCGACGACCTGGGCGTGGCCGCGCCCGCCGAGGCGCCCGGCGCCTGGCTCGCCGGGCCGCCGCCGGCCGCGCCGCGCGCCCATGCGAGCCACAAGGGTAGCTACGGCGACGTGGCCATCGTCGGCGGCGAGGGCCTGGCCGCGCGCGGCATGGGCATGACGGGCGCGGCCCTGCTGGCCGCCTGCGCGGCCCTGCACGGGCGGCGCCGGGGCGCGTGA
- the ispC gene encoding 1-deoxy-D-xylulose-5-phosphate reductoisomerase, translating to MKQRLTILGSTGSIGTSTLDVVARHPDRYEVFALSAATQVDLMLAQCARFRPRYAVMASAEHARQLDEKIKANGLATQVLQAPEALETIASHEQVDAVMAAIVGAAGLAPCLAAARAGKRLLLANKEALVVGGEVFMKAVRDGGATLLPIDSEHSAIFQSLPEDPATWARRVQHVLLTASGGPFRTRDPATLRGVTPDEACAHPNFSMGRKISIDSATMMNKALEVIEARWLFDLTPEQIRVVIHPQQIIHSMVQFRDASVIAQLGTPDMRVPIACGLAWPERVESGAAALDFTQLAALTFEEADARRFPGLHLSWQALAAAPGTTAVLNAANEVAVEAFLQRRIRFDQIHALNLATLEAVQPSNPDTLQALLALDAQARAAARSLVQRFN from the coding sequence ATGAAACAACGACTCACCATCCTCGGCTCCACGGGGTCCATAGGCACCAGCACCCTGGACGTGGTGGCGCGCCACCCCGACCGCTACGAGGTCTTCGCCCTGAGCGCGGCCACGCAGGTGGACCTGATGCTCGCGCAGTGCGCGCGCTTCCGGCCGCGCTACGCGGTGATGGCAAGCGCCGAGCACGCCCGCCAGCTCGATGAGAAGATCAAGGCAAACGGCCTTGCAACGCAGGTGCTGCAAGCGCCGGAAGCTCTTGAAACGATAGCTTCGCACGAACAGGTGGACGCCGTCATGGCCGCCATCGTGGGCGCGGCGGGCCTGGCGCCGTGCCTGGCCGCGGCGCGCGCGGGCAAGCGCCTGCTGCTGGCCAACAAGGAAGCGCTGGTGGTGGGCGGCGAGGTCTTCATGAAGGCCGTGCGGGACGGCGGCGCGACGCTGCTGCCCATCGACAGCGAGCACTCCGCCATCTTTCAGAGCCTGCCCGAGGACCCGGCCACCTGGGCGCGGCGCGTGCAGCACGTGCTGCTCACCGCATCGGGCGGGCCGTTTCGCACGCGCGACCCGGCCACGCTGCGCGGCGTGACGCCGGACGAGGCCTGCGCCCATCCCAACTTCTCCATGGGCCGCAAGATTTCCATCGACTCGGCCACCATGATGAACAAGGCGCTGGAGGTGATCGAGGCGCGCTGGCTGTTCGACCTGACGCCCGAGCAGATCAGGGTGGTGATCCACCCGCAGCAGATCATCCATTCCATGGTGCAGTTCAGGGACGCGTCCGTCATCGCCCAGCTGGGCACGCCCGACATGCGCGTGCCCATCGCCTGCGGCCTGGCCTGGCCCGAGCGCGTGGAGAGCGGCGCCGCCGCGCTCGACTTCACGCAACTGGCCGCGCTGACCTTCGAGGAGGCCGACGCGCGGCGCTTTCCCGGCCTGCACCTGTCCTGGCAGGCGCTCGCCGCCGCGCCCGGCACCACGGCCGTGCTGAACGCGGCCAACGAGGTCGCCGTGGAGGCCTTCCTGCAGCGGCGCATACGCTTCGACCAGATCCACGCGCTCAATCTTGCAACTCTGGAGGCGGTGCAGCCCTCCAACCCGGATACTCTGCAGGCCCTACTGGCGCTGGACGCCCAGGCGCGCGCCGCGGCGCGGAGCCTGGTGCAGCGCTTCAATTAA
- a CDS encoding phosphatidate cytidylyltransferase has product MLKQRVITALVLLAILLPALFYPSPVPFAAVALVFMGAGAWEWGRLNGLAGAASVGLGAVCVAMCGAAWATGWLHQPLPWLWAIGGGAWVLGGALLLRGGVAGWPHVPRALRVVGGVLALWLAWLAVAQARVAGINYLLSVLTLVWMADIAAYFAGRAFGLRFTRSKLAPAISPGKSWEGVWGGMLGVLLLAVCWAWADAHWHAQVSSLYSHLARRGWWLLPIGAVFMAAMSVVGDLVESLIKRSAGVKDSSGLLPGHGGVLDRIDALLPTLPLAMMLSQF; this is encoded by the coding sequence ATGCTCAAGCAACGTGTCATCACCGCCCTGGTCCTGCTGGCCATCCTGCTGCCGGCGCTGTTCTACCCGTCGCCCGTTCCGTTCGCCGCCGTGGCGCTCGTGTTCATGGGGGCGGGCGCATGGGAGTGGGGGCGGCTCAACGGCCTTGCCGGCGCGGCCAGCGTGGGTCTGGGCGCCGTCTGCGTGGCGATGTGCGGCGCGGCCTGGGCCACCGGCTGGCTCCACCAGCCGCTGCCGTGGCTCTGGGCCATCGGCGGCGGCGCGTGGGTGCTGGGCGGCGCGCTGCTGCTGCGCGGCGGCGTGGCGGGCTGGCCGCACGTGCCGCGCGCGCTGCGCGTCGTGGGCGGCGTGCTGGCGCTCTGGCTCGCATGGCTGGCCGTGGCGCAGGCGCGCGTGGCAGGCATCAACTACCTGCTGTCGGTGCTCACGCTGGTGTGGATGGCCGACATCGCCGCCTACTTCGCGGGCCGCGCGTTCGGGCTGCGCTTCACCAGGAGCAAACTGGCCCCCGCCATCAGCCCCGGCAAGAGCTGGGAGGGCGTGTGGGGAGGCATGCTCGGCGTGTTACTGCTGGCCGTGTGCTGGGCCTGGGCCGACGCGCACTGGCACGCGCAGGTGTCCAGTCTCTATTCGCATCTGGCGCGCCGGGGCTGGTGGCTGCTGCCCATCGGCGCGGTCTTCATGGCGGCCATGAGCGTGGTGGGCGACCTGGTGGAGTCGCTCATCAAGCGCAGCGCCGGAGTCAAGGACAGCTCCGGCCTGCTGCCCGGCCACGGCGGCGTGCTCGACCGCATCGACGCACTGCTGCCCACGCTGCCGCTGGCCATGATGCTTTCCCAGTTCTGA
- the frr gene encoding ribosome recycling factor, which produces MTIAEIKKNLDAKMDQSIAALKNNLSKVRTGRANPALLDSIHVEYYGSMVPLSQVANVSLLDARTISVQPWEKNMGAKVEKAIRESDLGLNPASMGDLIRVPMPPMSEERRKEMTKLARNEGENAKVAVRNLRRDANEAVKKLVKEKLASEDEQKRAEADIQKTTDKHIAEIDALVAAKEQDILAI; this is translated from the coding sequence ATGACGATTGCCGAGATCAAGAAGAACCTGGATGCCAAGATGGATCAGTCCATCGCCGCGCTCAAGAACAACCTCTCCAAGGTCCGCACCGGCCGCGCCAATCCGGCGCTGCTCGACTCCATCCATGTCGAGTACTACGGCTCCATGGTGCCGCTGTCGCAGGTGGCCAACGTGTCCCTGCTGGACGCCCGCACCATCAGCGTGCAGCCCTGGGAGAAGAACATGGGTGCCAAGGTCGAGAAGGCCATTCGCGAGAGCGACCTGGGCCTGAACCCGGCCTCCATGGGCGACCTGATCCGCGTGCCCATGCCGCCCATGAGCGAGGAGCGCCGCAAGGAGATGACCAAGCTCGCGCGCAACGAGGGCGAGAACGCCAAGGTGGCCGTGCGCAACCTGCGCCGCGACGCCAACGAGGCCGTGAAGAAGCTGGTCAAGGAGAAGCTCGCCTCCGAGGACGAGCAAAAGCGCGCCGAGGCCGACATCCAGAAGACCACCGACAAGCACATCGCGGAGATCGACGCCTTGGTCGCGGCCAAGGAGCAGGACATCCTGGCAATCTGA
- the uppS gene encoding polyprenyl diphosphate synthase, translated as MSTTAQTAIPHHIAIVMDGNGRWATRRFLPRLAGHRQGVESLRRCVRACVARGVGVLTVFAFSSENWNRPADEVSGLMDLLAKALAREVPQLSRDGVRLHFVGEKSGLSDKVRDGLRQAEAATAGNDRLVLNVCFNYGGRWDIAQAAAQLAARGEPITESSLHAAMGMAHVPDPDLLIRTGGEKRISNFLLWQAAYTELYFSDRLWPDFDEAALDEAIADYAARERRFGRTSEQLQAAAPGSLRA; from the coding sequence ATGTCGACCACTGCACAGACCGCCATTCCCCACCACATTGCCATCGTCATGGATGGCAACGGCCGCTGGGCTACACGGCGCTTCCTGCCGCGCCTGGCAGGCCACCGCCAGGGTGTGGAGTCGCTGCGGCGCTGCGTGCGCGCCTGCGTGGCGCGCGGTGTCGGCGTGCTCACCGTGTTCGCGTTCTCCTCCGAGAACTGGAACCGCCCCGCGGACGAGGTCTCGGGCCTCATGGACCTGCTGGCCAAGGCGCTGGCGCGCGAGGTGCCTCAGCTCTCGCGCGATGGTGTGCGCCTGCACTTCGTGGGCGAGAAGTCCGGCCTGTCCGACAAGGTGCGCGACGGCCTGCGCCAGGCCGAGGCGGCCACGGCGGGCAACGACCGCCTGGTGCTCAACGTGTGCTTCAACTACGGCGGCCGCTGGGACATCGCCCAGGCCGCGGCGCAGCTCGCCGCGCGCGGCGAGCCCATCACCGAGTCCAGCCTGCACGCGGCGATGGGCATGGCCCACGTGCCCGACCCCGACCTGCTGATCCGTACCGGCGGCGAGAAGCGCATCAGCAACTTCCTGCTGTGGCAGGCCGCCTATACCGAGCTGTATTTCAGCGACCGCCTGTGGCCCGACTTCGACGAGGCCGCGCTCGACGAGGCGATCGCCGACTATGCCGCGCGCGAGCGTCGCTTCGGCCGCACCTCCGAGCAACTGCAGGCGGCGGCGCCCGGTTCGCTGCGCGCCTGA
- the rpsB gene encoding 30S ribosomal protein S2, with protein sequence MSVTMREMLEAGVHFGHQTRFWNPKMAPFIFGHRNKIHIINLEKSLPMFQEAQKFAKQLAANRGTILMVGTKRQARELVAEQAQRAGVPYVDQRWLGGMLTNFKTVKTSIKRLKDMKAQQEAGLESMSKKEQLMFSRELEKLEKDIGGIQDMNALPDAIFVIDVGYHKIAVAEAKKLGIPLIGVVDSNHSPEGIDYVIPGNDDSAKAVALYARGIADAILEGRANAVNDVVKAAAGEGSDEFVEVDETAA encoded by the coding sequence ATGTCCGTCACCATGCGCGAAATGCTGGAAGCCGGTGTCCACTTCGGCCACCAGACCCGCTTCTGGAACCCCAAGATGGCCCCCTTCATCTTCGGCCATCGCAACAAGATCCACATCATCAACCTGGAAAAGTCGCTGCCGATGTTCCAGGAGGCGCAGAAGTTCGCCAAGCAGCTGGCCGCCAACCGCGGCACCATCCTGATGGTGGGTACCAAGCGCCAGGCCCGCGAGCTGGTGGCCGAGCAGGCCCAGCGCGCCGGCGTGCCCTACGTGGACCAGCGCTGGCTGGGCGGCATGCTGACCAACTTCAAGACCGTCAAGACCTCGATCAAGCGCCTGAAGGACATGAAGGCCCAGCAGGAAGCCGGCCTGGAGTCCATGAGCAAGAAGGAACAGCTCATGTTCTCGCGCGAGCTTGAGAAGCTCGAGAAGGACATCGGCGGCATCCAGGACATGAACGCGCTGCCCGACGCCATCTTCGTGATCGACGTGGGCTACCACAAGATCGCAGTGGCCGAGGCCAAGAAGCTGGGCATCCCGCTGATCGGCGTGGTCGATTCCAACCACTCGCCCGAGGGCATCGACTACGTGATTCCTGGTAACGACGACTCGGCCAAGGCCGTGGCCCTGTACGCCCGCGGCATCGCCGACGCCATCCTCGAAGGCCGCGCCAACGCCGTGAACGACGTGGTCAAGGCCGCCGCCGGCGAAGGCTCCGACGAATTCGTGGAAGTGGACGAAACCGCCGCCTGA
- the pyrH gene encoding UMP kinase, with amino-acid sequence MTSATPAHKRILLKLSGEALMGDDAFGINRNTIVRMVGEVAEVTRLGVQVAVVIGGGNIFRGVAGGAEGMDRATADYMGMLATVMNSLALADAMDKQGVTARVMSAIDIQQVVEPYVRPKALQYLEEGKVVVFAAGTGNPFFTTDTAAALRGAEIGAELVLKATKVDGVYTADPMKDPQATRYARLTFDEAMVRNLGIMDATAFALCRDQKLPIRVFSILKPGALKRVVMGEDEGTLVYA; translated from the coding sequence ATGACCTCTGCCACACCGGCCCACAAGCGCATCCTGCTCAAGCTGTCTGGTGAGGCGCTGATGGGCGATGACGCCTTCGGCATCAACCGCAACACCATCGTGCGCATGGTCGGCGAGGTGGCCGAGGTCACGCGCCTGGGAGTGCAGGTGGCGGTCGTCATCGGCGGGGGCAACATCTTCCGCGGCGTGGCTGGCGGCGCCGAGGGCATGGACCGCGCCACGGCCGACTACATGGGCATGCTGGCCACGGTGATGAATTCGCTGGCGCTGGCCGACGCCATGGACAAGCAGGGCGTGACCGCGCGCGTCATGTCCGCCATCGACATCCAGCAGGTGGTCGAGCCCTACGTGCGCCCCAAGGCGCTGCAGTACCTCGAAGAGGGCAAGGTGGTGGTGTTCGCCGCAGGCACGGGCAACCCGTTCTTCACCACAGACACGGCCGCGGCCCTGCGCGGCGCCGAGATCGGCGCCGAGCTGGTGCTCAAGGCCACCAAGGTCGATGGCGTGTACACGGCCGATCCCATGAAGGACCCCCAGGCCACGCGCTACGCCCGGCTCACGTTCGACGAGGCCATGGTGCGCAACCTGGGCATCATGGACGCGACCGCGTTCGCGCTGTGCCGCGACCAAAAGCTGCCCATCCGCGTGTTCTCCATCCTGAAGCCCGGCGCGCTCAAGCGCGTGGTCATGGGTGAGGACGAGGGCACCTTGGTGTACGCTTGA
- a CDS encoding amidase produces the protein MLADLVFTRSQVAAGHCSAPQELERSIAAAQGPACAHVFRQTCHEEARAAAAAPGVARLPLAGLAVSVKDLFDIRGMVTAAGSTVLADAPPAPADCTAVARLRRAGAAIVGHTHMVEFAFSGVGVNPHFGTPAAHDARHGALPGPARVPGGSSSGAGVSVATGAAFIALGSDTGGSIRIPAALNGVVGFKNTARLVPTDGAVPLSTTLDTACALTRSVRDAIVAHEILAARRVTRSPAPLAAWRLAVPRTLFLDGMDGAVATAFERTLATLRRAGARIDEIALPETAELAQINATGGFSAAESHAWHRALLQRHAGAYDPRVRSRIERGAAMSAADYIDLLHARRAWIAHMEAAMAGYDALLSPTVPIVAPTIESVAPGGERDAEFFRVNGLLLRNTSVVNMLDGCALSLPCHHAGELPVGLMAWHAALHDDAVLNIGLLIERELQEQ, from the coding sequence ATGTTGGCCGACCTCGTCTTCACCCGCAGCCAGGTGGCTGCAGGGCATTGCAGCGCACCTCAAGAGCTCGAACGCAGCATCGCCGCCGCCCAGGGCCCCGCCTGCGCCCACGTGTTCCGCCAGACCTGCCACGAAGAGGCCCGCGCCGCAGCCGCCGCGCCGGGCGTGGCACGGCTGCCGCTGGCGGGCCTGGCCGTCTCGGTCAAGGACCTGTTCGACATCCGGGGCATGGTCACGGCCGCCGGCTCCACCGTGCTGGCCGATGCGCCGCCCGCGCCGGCCGACTGCACGGCCGTGGCGCGCCTGCGCCGCGCGGGCGCGGCCATCGTGGGACACACGCACATGGTGGAGTTCGCCTTCTCCGGCGTGGGCGTGAACCCGCACTTCGGCACGCCCGCCGCGCATGACGCACGCCACGGCGCCCTGCCCGGGCCGGCGCGCGTGCCGGGCGGCTCGTCCTCGGGCGCCGGGGTGTCGGTGGCCACGGGCGCGGCCTTCATCGCCCTGGGCTCGGACACGGGTGGCTCGATCCGCATACCGGCCGCTCTCAACGGCGTCGTGGGCTTCAAGAACACCGCGCGCCTCGTGCCCACCGACGGCGCCGTGCCGCTCTCGACCACGCTGGACACGGCATGCGCGCTCACGCGCTCGGTACGCGACGCCATCGTGGCGCACGAGATCCTGGCCGCGCGGCGCGTCACGCGCAGCCCGGCGCCGCTGGCCGCCTGGCGCCTGGCCGTGCCCCGCACGCTGTTCCTGGACGGCATGGACGGCGCCGTCGCCACGGCCTTCGAGCGCACGCTCGCCACCCTGCGCCGCGCGGGCGCGCGCATCGACGAGATCGCCCTGCCCGAGACCGCGGAACTGGCCCAAATCAACGCCACCGGCGGCTTCTCCGCCGCCGAGAGCCACGCCTGGCACCGCGCGCTGCTGCAGCGGCATGCCGGTGCCTACGACCCGCGCGTGAGGAGCCGCATCGAGCGCGGCGCCGCCATGTCCGCCGCCGACTACATCGACCTGCTGCACGCGCGCCGCGCCTGGATCGCGCACATGGAGGCGGCCATGGCCGGCTACGACGCCCTGCTCTCGCCCACCGTGCCCATCGTGGCGCCCACCATCGAATCGGTCGCGCCGGGCGGCGAGCGCGACGCGGAGTTCTTCCGCGTCAACGGCCTGCTGCTGCGCAACACCAGCGTGGTCAACATGCTTGACGGCTGTGCGCTGTCGCTGCCCTGCCACCACGCGGGCGAGCTGCCCGTGGGCCTGATGGCGTGGCATGCCGCGCTGCACGACGACGCGGTGCTGAACATCGGCCTGCTAATCGAGCGGGAACTACAAGAACAATAG
- a CDS encoding FAD-dependent oxidoreductase, with the protein MQIAIVGAGIVGAATAYELAADGHEVTVFEQRGAAAEEASFGSAGLLAPALLVPWAVPGIGPQRCAWGGPAAPRLARGSGAAGLAWRWRWTQAGRRPEAPALLAALEGLGRYSLARTRALVQQLEVDIESSRGALVLLRRPEDVEQLQPALQTLRDAGTAVRDVDADTARLIEPGLSADAPLAGALHAPDGEAGNCRLFAQILRQAAQDLGARFIFGARVQALGGNPAGLQVAGEDAPRRADAVVLCTGLASTALLRPLGLRLPMAAVHGYSISAPLREDTHAPQGVVIDPLHRLSIARQGQRVRVSGGAELGHAGGAHHAPTLQTMYLALSGWFPGGALTSSPQVQVWRGARPTLPDGAPVIGAGGPRGLWINAGHGACGWAQACGSARALADLIAGRAPDVDLQPFGIQRF; encoded by the coding sequence ATGCAGATAGCGATCGTGGGCGCCGGCATCGTCGGCGCGGCCACCGCCTATGAACTGGCCGCCGACGGCCATGAAGTCACCGTATTCGAGCAGCGCGGCGCCGCCGCGGAAGAAGCCAGCTTCGGCAGCGCCGGCCTGCTCGCCCCCGCGCTGCTCGTGCCCTGGGCGGTGCCCGGCATCGGGCCGCAGCGCTGCGCCTGGGGCGGCCCTGCCGCGCCGCGCCTGGCGCGCGGCAGCGGCGCCGCGGGTCTGGCCTGGCGCTGGCGCTGGACCCAGGCCGGCCGCCGCCCCGAGGCGCCGGCGCTGCTCGCGGCGCTGGAGGGCCTAGGCCGCTACAGCCTGGCGCGCACGCGCGCGCTGGTGCAGCAGCTGGAGGTGGACATCGAATCGAGCCGCGGCGCCCTGGTGCTGCTGCGCAGGCCCGAGGACGTGGAGCAGCTGCAGCCCGCGCTGCAGACGTTGCGCGACGCCGGCACGGCCGTGCGCGACGTGGATGCCGACACCGCCCGCCTCATCGAGCCTGGCCTGTCCGCCGACGCGCCGCTGGCCGGCGCCCTGCACGCGCCCGACGGCGAGGCCGGCAACTGCCGCCTGTTCGCCCAGATCCTGCGCCAGGCGGCCCAGGACCTGGGGGCGCGGTTCATCTTCGGCGCGCGCGTGCAGGCGCTGGGCGGCAACCCCGCTGGCCTGCAGGTCGCGGGCGAGGACGCGCCCCGGCGCGCCGACGCCGTGGTGCTGTGCACGGGCCTGGCCAGCACCGCTCTGCTGCGCCCCCTGGGCCTGCGCCTGCCCATGGCGGCCGTGCACGGCTACAGCATCAGCGCGCCGCTGCGCGAGGACACCCACGCGCCGCAGGGCGTGGTGATCGACCCGCTGCACCGCCTCAGCATCGCCCGCCAGGGCCAGCGCGTGCGCGTGTCCGGCGGCGCGGAGCTGGGCCACGCCGGCGGCGCGCACCACGCGCCCACGCTGCAGACCATGTACCTGGCGCTGTCGGGGTGGTTTCCGGGCGGCGCGCTCACCTCGTCGCCCCAGGTGCAGGTCTGGCGCGGCGCCCGCCCCACGCTGCCCGACGGCGCCCCCGTGATCGGCGCCGGCGGCCCCCGCGGCCTGTGGATCAACGCCGGCCACGGCGCCTGCGGCTGGGCCCAGGCCTGCGGCAGCGCGCGCGCCCTGGCCGACCTGATCGCGGGGCGCGCGCCCGACGTCGATCTGCAGCCCTTCGGCATCCAGCGCTTCTAG
- the rseP gene encoding RIP metalloprotease RseP, whose translation MLLTIAAFAAALGVLIAVHEYGHYRVAVACGVKVLRFSIGFGRPLLRWQPKGSPTEFVIGAFPLGGYVRMLDEREAPVAPEERHLAFNTRPLRARAAIVAAGPLANLLLAVLLYAAVNWSGVDEPKAMLSSPVAGSIAQRAGVQGGEQVVGAAIGEDEPEPVRSFEELRWVLTRGALDAENVRLLLQPVRGAQREVVLPLEGMQVREADAQLFRTIGIVGPWTRPVLGEVMAGGAAERAGLHPGDLVLRLGGTDVVDGAQLRDLIRGSVRDGKPLTQVWRVDREGRMLDVTVTPQLVADATGPVGRIGAYVGNPPEMVNVRYGPVEGLWKGVERTWEVSVLTLRMMGRMVIGEASIKNLSGPLTIADYAGRSASMGLTQYLAFLALISVSLGVLNLLPLPVLDGGHLMYYLWEGLTGRSVSEAWMDRLQRTGVVVLLLMMSIALFNDLTRLFG comes from the coding sequence ATGCTGCTGACCATTGCCGCCTTTGCCGCTGCGCTCGGCGTGCTGATCGCCGTGCACGAATACGGCCACTACCGCGTGGCCGTGGCCTGTGGCGTGAAGGTGCTGCGCTTCTCCATAGGCTTCGGCAGGCCGCTGCTGCGCTGGCAGCCCAAGGGCTCGCCCACGGAATTCGTCATCGGCGCCTTTCCGCTGGGCGGCTACGTGCGCATGCTGGACGAGCGCGAGGCACCCGTGGCGCCCGAGGAGCGCCACCTGGCCTTCAACACCCGGCCGCTGCGCGCGCGCGCCGCCATTGTGGCCGCCGGGCCGCTGGCCAACCTGCTGCTGGCCGTGCTGCTGTATGCGGCCGTCAACTGGAGCGGCGTGGACGAGCCCAAGGCCATGCTCTCCAGCCCCGTGGCCGGCTCCATCGCCCAGCGCGCGGGTGTGCAGGGCGGTGAGCAGGTCGTGGGCGCCGCCATCGGCGAGGACGAGCCCGAGCCCGTGCGCTCGTTCGAAGAGCTGCGCTGGGTGCTCACGCGCGGTGCGCTCGACGCAGAGAACGTGCGCCTGCTGCTGCAGCCCGTGCGCGGCGCGCAGCGCGAGGTCGTGCTGCCCCTGGAAGGGATGCAGGTGCGCGAGGCCGACGCCCAGCTGTTTCGCACCATAGGCATCGTCGGCCCGTGGACGCGCCCCGTGCTCGGCGAGGTGATGGCGGGCGGCGCGGCCGAGCGTGCGGGCCTGCACCCCGGCGACCTGGTGCTGCGCCTGGGCGGCACCGACGTGGTGGATGGCGCCCAGCTGCGCGACCTCATACGCGGTTCCGTGCGGGACGGCAAGCCGCTCACCCAGGTCTGGCGCGTGGATCGCGAGGGGCGCATGCTCGACGTGACCGTGACGCCGCAGCTGGTGGCCGATGCCACGGGCCCTGTGGGCCGCATAGGCGCCTACGTGGGCAACCCGCCCGAGATGGTGAACGTGCGCTACGGCCCCGTGGAGGGGCTGTGGAAGGGCGTGGAGCGCACCTGGGAAGTCTCGGTGCTCACGCTGCGCATGATGGGCCGCATGGTGATCGGCGAGGCGTCCATCAAGAACCTGAGCGGGCCGTTGACCATCGCCGATTACGCGGGCCGCTCGGCCAGCATGGGTCTGACGCAATACCTGGCGTTCCTGGCCCTCATCAGCGTCAGCCTGGGGGTGCTGAACCTGCTGCCGCTGCCGGTCCTCGATGGGGGGCACCTGATGTATTATCTTTGGGAGGGGCTGACGGGACGCAGCGTATCCGAAGCCTGGATGGACCGGTTGCAGCGCACAGGCGTCGTGGTGCTCCTCCTCATGATGTCCATCGCCCTGTTCAACGATCTCACCCGGCTATTTGGCTAA